A window of the Arachis duranensis cultivar V14167 chromosome 5, aradu.V14167.gnm2.J7QH, whole genome shotgun sequence genome harbors these coding sequences:
- the LOC107487909 gene encoding CASP-like protein ARALYDRAFT_485429, whose protein sequence is MMEEVAGAFGSSASFALRLGQTVFSSASLLFMCFGVDFYSYTAFCYLVTVMGLVIPWSVTLLVVDAYSVFIKDLQIQQRIVMIIFLGDMVLSYLSLAAACSTASVADLLLEAGGSLCPARLCGRYQMSAAMAFLSWFLSSASCLFNFWLFSSL, encoded by the exons ATGATGGAGGAAGTGGCAGGGGCGTTTGGCAGCAGCGCCAGCTTCGCCCTCCGCTTGGGGCAGACCGTCTTCTCCTCCGCCTCCCTTCTATTCATGTGCTTTGGCGTCGATTTCTACTCATACACCGCTTTCTg CTATTTGGTGACAGTCATGGGTTTGGTAATTCCATGGAGCGTAACATTGTTAGTAGTAGATGCTTACTCCGTCTTCATAAAAGACCTACAAATTCAGCAAAGGATTGTAATGATAATCTTTCTGGGAGACATG GTTTTATCGTATCTCTCGCTGGCTGCAGCATGCTCTACAGCGAGTGTCGCGGATCTTCTGCTTGAAGCTGGTGGATCCCTTTGCCCTGCAAGACTATGTGGTAGATATCAAATGTCTGCTGCTATGGCCTTTTTGTCTTGGTTTCTTTCATCAGCTTCCTGTCTTTTCAATTTttggctcttctcttctctgtaA
- the LOC107487844 gene encoding pentatricopeptide repeat-containing protein At2g22410, mitochondrial-like yields the protein MSAALKHATVGSRLFCVHSAQTIWHNFKSPTHQTLHLLLERCSSMRELKLLHAQTILHGLSGQVLTIGKLVSFCTSPELGDLRYAQLLFDQSPQPNKFMYNHLIKGYSNSDDPIRSLLLYRQMVNAGISPNEFTIPFVVKTCACKSLYWEAVILHAHAIKLGMGSHACVQNAFLSAYVACRLINSARKVFDDISDRTLVSWNSIIGGYAKLGFCKEAILLFREMQKLDVAPDVITLVCLLSVSSKHGNLELGRFMHLYIIATGIAIDSIVTNALIDMYAKCGHLQYAERVFDQMLDKNVVSWTCMVNAYANYGLVDYALEMFNRMPVKNVVSWNSIICCHVQEGKYMEAVELFHTMCSSGVMPDETTLVSILSSCSHMGDLELGKQAHNYICNNKITLSVTLCNALIDMYAKCGALQTAMDIFFGMPKKNVVSWNVAIGALALHGFGEEAIDMFEKMQGSGLFPDEITFTGLLSACSHTGLLDKGRYYFDIMSSKFGISPGVTHYACMVNLLGRGGLLGEAMALIKGMPMKPDVVVWGALLGACRTHGNLEIGKQIMKQLLELGRYNSGLYVLLSNMYSESQRWDDMRKIRKIMDECGIKKCWAISSIEINGFC from the coding sequence atgtcAGCCGCTCTGAAACACGCGACCGTTGGTTCCCGCCTGTTTTGCGTTCACTCAGCACAAACCATTTGGCATAATTTCAAGTCACCCACTCACCAAACCCTTCACCTTCTCTTAGAGCGATGTTCCTCCATGAGAGAGCTCAAGCTCCTCCATGCCCAGACTATCCTCCATGGCCTATCTGGTCAAGTTCTCACTATTGGCAAGCTTGTCTCTTTCTGCACTTCTCCCGAACTGGGGGATCTCCGTTATGCACAGCTTCTGTTCGACCAAAGTCCCCAACCTAATAAGTTCATGTACAATCATCTCATCAAGGGTTATTCAAATAGCGATGACCCAATAAGGTCTTTGTTACTTTACCGCCAAATGGTAAATGCTGGGATTTCCCCTAATGAGTTTACCATCCCCTTTGTTGTCAAAACTTGTGCTTGCAAATCCTTATATTGGGAAGCTGTTATTCTTCATGCTCACGCTATTAAGCTTGGGATGGGGTCTCACGCTTGTGTGCAGAACGCTTTCTTGAGTGCCTATGTTGCTTGTCGCCTTATAAATAGTGCACGGAAAGTGTTTGATGATATTTCTGATAGGACCCTGGTCTCATGGAATTCAATCATTGGTGGGTATGCTAAGCTGGGGTTTTGCAAAGAAGCCATCTTGTTGTTTCGAGAGATGCAAAAGTTGGATGTGGCGCCTGATGTGATCACCCTGGTTTGCTTGCTCTCTGTTTCCTCGAAGCATGGTAATTTGGAGTTGGGAAGATTCATGCATCTTTACATAATCGCTACCGGAATTGCAATTGATTCAATTGTGACGAATGCCCTCATTGATATGTATGCCAAGTGCGGGCATTTGCAATATGCCGAACGTGTTTtcgatcaaatgcttgataAGAATGTCGTTTCATGGACTTGTATGGTTAATGCATATGCTAACTATGGGCTTGTTGATTATGCTTTGGAGATGTTTAATAGGATGCCAGTGAAAAATGTGGTTTCTTGGAATTCAATAATTTGCTGTCATGTTCAAGAAGGGAAATACATGGAAGCCGTGGAACTTTTCCACACAATGTGTAGTTCAGGTGTGATGCCAGATGAAACCACTCTTGTTAGCATTCTTTCATCCTGCAGTCACATGGGTGATTTGGAATTGGGGAAACAAGCTCACAATTACATCTGTAACAATAAAATTACACTAAGTGTGACCCTTTGTAACGCCCTAATTGACATGTATGCTAAATGTGGTGCCCTTCAGACTGCCATGGACATCTTCTTTGGGATGCCAAAGAAGAATGTGGTGTCATGGAATGTTGCTATTGGGGCACTTGCTCTGCATGGTTTTGGAGAAGAAGCTATTGACATGTTCGAGAAGATGCAAGGAAGCGGGCTATTTCCTGATGAGATTACCTTCACAGGGCTACTTTCTGCTTGTAGTCACACTGGTCTTTTGGACAAGGGGAGATATTACTTTGACATAATGAGTTCCAAGTTCGGGATTTCTCCTGGTGTTACACATTATGCATGCATGGTCAATCTTTTAGGGCGCGGCGGGCTCTTGGGAGAAGCGATGGCCCTAATCAAAGGGATGCCCATGAAACCTGATGTGGTGGTTTGGGGTGCTTTGCTTGGTGCTTGTAGAACCCATGGAAATCTAGAGATTGGTAAGCAAATCATGAAGCAATTGTTGGAGTTGGGAAGATATAATTCTGGGCTTTATGTGCTTCTCTCAAACATGTATTCAGAATCTCAAAGATGGGACGACATGAGAAAGATCAGGAAAATAATGGATGAATGTGGGATAAAAAAGTGTTGGGCAATAAGTTCCATTGAAATCAATGGCTTTTGCTAA